The following coding sequences are from one Granulicella sp. L56 window:
- a CDS encoding ExeA family protein: MYKSFYKLQSSPFGTSPDPRFLYMMPHTREALACLEYGISARKGFTVLTGEVGTGKTTLLRRALSSFSSRRVSTSFVFNPRLDTLDFLEFVLTDFGIAPTTRTKSGMLLQLNRWLIERFRMEETCVVVVDEAQNLSWDLLEEIRLLTNLETSSEKLLQIVLSGQPELEEKLRHPSVRQLRQRVSLWCRTQSLTESQTHAYVAERLRIAGASWPIFSQEALSLIHRFSRGIPRIINLLCEHSLIVGYVEQIREITPAIVEGVAVELELETQPFLISSAAMGGGGMSSPLSVSGDALNFSTAFNGDPTGRQDR, translated from the coding sequence ATGTACAAGAGCTTCTACAAGCTGCAAAGCAGTCCCTTCGGTACCAGCCCGGACCCGCGGTTCCTCTACATGATGCCGCACACCCGCGAGGCCCTCGCCTGCCTGGAGTACGGCATCTCCGCCCGCAAGGGCTTCACCGTGCTCACCGGCGAGGTCGGCACAGGCAAGACCACCTTGCTGCGTCGCGCTCTCAGCTCCTTTAGCAGCCGTCGCGTGTCCACCTCGTTCGTCTTCAACCCGCGCCTCGACACCCTGGACTTCCTCGAGTTCGTGCTTACCGACTTCGGCATTGCCCCGACAACCCGCACCAAGTCCGGCATGTTGCTCCAGCTCAATCGCTGGCTCATCGAGCGCTTTCGCATGGAAGAGACCTGTGTGGTCGTCGTCGACGAGGCGCAGAACCTCTCCTGGGACCTGCTCGAAGAGATTCGGCTGCTCACCAACCTTGAAACCTCGTCGGAGAAGCTGCTCCAGATCGTCCTCTCCGGCCAGCCCGAGCTTGAGGAGAAACTTCGCCACCCCAGCGTCCGCCAGCTTCGCCAGCGCGTCTCGCTGTGGTGCCGCACCCAGTCGCTCACCGAGAGTCAGACCCACGCCTATGTGGCGGAACGTCTCCGCATCGCCGGTGCATCGTGGCCTATCTTCTCGCAGGAGGCGCTCAGCCTCATCCACCGATTCAGCCGCGGCATTCCGCGCATCATCAACCTGCTCTGCGAGCACTCACTGATTGTGGGCTACGTGGAACAGATTCGGGAGATTACTCCGGCCATTGTCGAAGGCGTAGCGGTGGAGCTCGAACTTGAGACGCAGCCATTTCTTATCTCCTCAGCGGCCATGGGAGGCGGTGGCATGTCGTCGCCACTCTCCGTATCCGGCGACGCTCTCAACTTCAGCACAGCTTTTAACGGTGATCCCACGGGAAGGCAAGATCGATGA
- a CDS encoding CpsD/CapB family tyrosine-protein kinase, with protein sequence MSRIYEALQKAEAERALEKREREPLIPEQPAEQLANPAQPADFEPLAQTAAAEAEYESPAAATAPPRYAAPAPTPVVAAAVVKEPLDLSKIERRPWSPAFAQLPALLHRGPAVEQFRSLRSRIFELRDVSPLKSILISSGMPQEGKSFVSTNLALSLARHKNSKVLLIDGDMRRYTMHQILGCESQPGLADYLAGKAGLVEIMQRAEEMPSTDSAKQPIFPNLTFIAGGNGGDKAADLSGSPRFGDLIRQASPYFDWIIVDSSPVLPVSDAVNLARSCDGVLLVARGGVTKFPVAQRAQSELKAAKVLGFVLNAVREAPQVGSYYGYDSTNE encoded by the coding sequence ATGAGCCGCATATACGAAGCACTCCAGAAAGCAGAGGCCGAGCGCGCTCTGGAAAAACGCGAGCGCGAGCCGCTAATCCCAGAACAGCCAGCAGAACAGCTAGCCAATCCGGCCCAGCCAGCCGATTTCGAGCCTCTTGCGCAGACTGCTGCCGCCGAGGCGGAATACGAGTCACCCGCTGCCGCGACAGCGCCTCCCCGTTACGCGGCACCGGCCCCGACCCCGGTCGTAGCTGCTGCCGTCGTCAAGGAACCGCTTGACCTCAGCAAGATCGAAAGGCGTCCCTGGAGCCCGGCCTTCGCCCAGCTTCCGGCGCTCCTGCATCGCGGCCCTGCCGTCGAGCAGTTCCGCAGCCTCCGCTCGCGCATCTTCGAGCTGCGTGACGTCAGTCCGCTTAAGTCGATCCTTATCAGCAGCGGTATGCCCCAGGAGGGCAAAAGCTTCGTCTCCACGAACCTGGCCCTTAGTCTCGCGCGCCACAAGAACAGCAAGGTACTGCTGATCGACGGCGACATGCGCCGCTACACCATGCATCAGATCCTCGGCTGCGAGTCGCAGCCCGGCCTCGCCGACTATCTGGCGGGCAAGGCTGGCCTCGTCGAGATTATGCAGCGTGCCGAGGAGATGCCGTCCACCGATTCCGCGAAGCAGCCCATATTTCCTAACCTCACCTTTATCGCCGGAGGCAATGGCGGGGACAAGGCAGCGGACCTCTCCGGCAGCCCGCGCTTTGGCGACCTGATCCGCCAGGCCTCTCCCTACTTCGACTGGATTATTGTTGACTCGTCCCCGGTTCTCCCTGTCTCCGATGCGGTCAACCTCGCCCGGTCCTGCGATGGTGTCCTTCTTGTCGCCCGCGGCGGGGTCACCAAATTCCCCGTTGCACAGCGCGCGCAGAGCGAGTTGAAAGCTGCGAAGGTTCTTGGTTTTGTGCTCAATGCTGTGCGCGAGGCTCCTCAGGTCGGCAGCTATTATGGCTACGACTCCACCAACGAGTAA
- a CDS encoding polysaccharide biosynthesis/export family protein encodes MKWSLVVLMAMLPAMPSAAVAQQTQSPAAATAQSVPPAATDATQKPSTTDSSDIAHYMIGAEDSLQVTVWKEPTLSGTVPVRPDGRISLVLLGDLQAAGLTPMALAADITQRLKKYVQDPIVSVVVLGVNSQRIFVIGNVGHVGALAMTPGMTPLQAISSAGGLSPFAHAKRIYILRGTGAAQKKIPFDYKKALKGDDKQDVSLEPGDTIVVP; translated from the coding sequence ATGAAGTGGTCTCTTGTCGTGCTCATGGCAATGTTGCCTGCAATGCCTTCTGCCGCAGTTGCCCAACAAACGCAATCCCCAGCCGCTGCAACCGCACAGAGTGTTCCCCCTGCCGCGACGGATGCAACGCAAAAGCCATCCACGACGGACTCCAGCGATATCGCCCACTACATGATTGGCGCTGAGGATTCGCTTCAGGTCACGGTCTGGAAGGAGCCTACTCTTTCGGGTACGGTTCCCGTCCGGCCCGATGGCCGGATCTCCCTCGTTCTGCTGGGTGACCTGCAGGCCGCGGGACTGACCCCCATGGCACTCGCCGCCGACATCACCCAGCGACTTAAGAAGTACGTCCAGGACCCCATCGTCTCGGTCGTTGTTCTCGGTGTTAACAGCCAGCGGATCTTCGTGATCGGAAATGTCGGCCATGTCGGCGCGCTCGCGATGACCCCGGGCATGACGCCGCTGCAGGCAATCTCCTCGGCTGGCGGCCTCTCGCCCTTCGCTCACGCCAAGCGCATCTACATTCTGCGCGGCACCGGCGCTGCCCAGAAGAAGATACCCTTTGACTATAAAAAAGCGCTGAAAGGCGACGATAAACAGGACGTCTCGCTCGAACCTGGCGACACGATTGTGGTTCCATGA
- a CDS encoding Wzz/FepE/Etk N-terminal domain-containing protein — protein sequence MLGHRALNLEDYAAILKRRWWIVVIPALILPIFTYGISHLVQPRYVSQTLVLVEQQKVPDSYVKPVVTEDLSTRLASMKEQILSRSRIQPIIERFNLYGTSKISMDDRVDAVRKNIDIKPIQSAGSSGMPGFYISYQASDARTAQVVCGEITSLFVSENLSDRTASAEGTTSFLQAQLADAKSKLDDQDSKLARFQEQYAGRLPGEEATNMNMLTSLNTQLDAATQALARLEQDKSYEEAMLAQQVAQSSSTSGGAVAPQAQQTELESLLAQEADLSGRYTEDYPDVVAVRRKIKDLRAQMAKAPAPAKASSISTPNAHDSLSVQQLRAQLRSVEQGIVQKKHDQAQIQNQIRSYQGRIESTPAVQEQFKDVTRDHATAQQFYDDLLNKMNLAKMGTDLEKRQQGENFRIMDAPNLPEAPTFPNRLVFALGGFVGGLALGILIVGLIEYRDTAVRSERDIWAFTKLPTLGVIGFSSDDEPAPSQRRWPFRRQPDLAADTKPLVNAGS from the coding sequence ATGCTTGGCCATCGCGCATTAAATCTGGAAGACTACGCCGCTATTCTGAAGCGCAGATGGTGGATCGTCGTCATCCCGGCGCTCATCCTCCCCATCTTCACTTACGGGATCAGCCATCTCGTGCAGCCCCGCTATGTCTCCCAGACGCTCGTACTGGTGGAGCAGCAGAAGGTCCCCGACAGCTACGTCAAACCCGTTGTTACAGAGGACCTCAGCACTCGTCTTGCCTCGATGAAGGAGCAGATCCTCAGCCGCTCCCGCATCCAGCCCATCATTGAGCGTTTTAACCTGTACGGCACCAGCAAGATATCCATGGACGACCGCGTCGACGCTGTCCGCAAGAACATCGACATCAAGCCCATTCAATCGGCGGGTTCGTCGGGGATGCCTGGTTTCTATATCTCCTACCAGGCCAGTGACGCTCGAACCGCCCAGGTTGTCTGCGGCGAGATCACCTCGCTCTTCGTCAGCGAAAACCTCAGCGACCGCACCGCCTCCGCCGAGGGCACCACGTCCTTCCTTCAGGCCCAGCTCGCCGACGCCAAGAGTAAACTCGACGATCAGGACTCCAAGCTCGCCCGTTTTCAGGAGCAGTACGCCGGCAGACTTCCCGGCGAAGAAGCGACCAACATGAATATGTTGACCAGCCTCAATACTCAGTTGGATGCGGCCACGCAGGCACTCGCACGGCTTGAGCAGGACAAGAGCTACGAGGAGGCGATGCTGGCCCAGCAGGTGGCTCAAAGTTCAAGCACCTCCGGTGGGGCCGTAGCTCCACAGGCTCAGCAAACCGAGTTGGAGTCTCTTCTCGCTCAGGAGGCTGACCTCTCCGGCCGCTACACCGAAGACTATCCCGATGTTGTCGCCGTCCGGCGCAAGATCAAGGATCTTCGCGCCCAGATGGCGAAGGCTCCCGCACCCGCGAAGGCTTCGTCGATCTCGACTCCCAATGCCCATGATTCCTTGAGCGTGCAGCAGCTTCGCGCCCAGCTCCGCTCCGTCGAACAGGGAATTGTTCAGAAGAAGCACGATCAGGCCCAGATTCAGAACCAGATCCGCAGCTATCAGGGACGCATCGAGTCCACCCCGGCCGTGCAGGAGCAGTTCAAAGACGTCACCCGTGACCATGCCACCGCCCAACAGTTCTATGATGATCTCCTCAACAAGATGAACCTGGCTAAAATGGGAACAGATCTCGAAAAACGTCAGCAGGGCGAGAACTTCAGGATCATGGATGCGCCCAACCTTCCTGAAGCGCCAACCTTCCCCAACCGGCTGGTCTTCGCGCTTGGAGGTTTCGTCGGGGGCCTTGCGCTGGGCATTTTGATTGTGGGCCTCATCGAGTATCGTGACACCGCAGTCCGCAGCGAGCGCGATATCTGGGCATTCACCAAGCTGCCGACCCTGGGGGTGATTGGCTTCTCCAGTGACGACGAGCCCGCACCGTCCCAGCGCAGATGGCCGTTTCGCCGTCAGCCAGACCTTGCAGCGGACACCAAGCCGCTCGTGAATGCGGGTAGCTGA
- a CDS encoding TIGR03013 family XrtA/PEP-CTERM system glycosyltransferase, with the protein MIRLFNVYYPTRTIVLLLCEALIIGGCFLLATVLIAGPDSYLVLNFEYGWVKIVALIILTLLISYYFDLYEPQRISESWEIYFRLLLVLGFLSFLLSGIIYFFPAIDIAHSVLLLGLIFLTIGLVAWRGVYEWLIGRDAFRERVYVLGAGERAQMVVNLLRNRRDAGMEVVGCDGFTDDKAERHEVFGAAMADLDGSKHHIDRLVVALEDRRGTLPMRELLKLRFNGVVIEEAGALLERLTGKLYLDGLRPSNFIYSEGFRVKPSQQIARRIVSTLTAAIGLLLFLPFFPFVVLMVRMSSPGPIFFRQTRVGMGGRNFSVYKFRTMRTDAEAAGAKWATKNDPRVTRIGMFMRKTRLDEVPQLWNVLRGDMGFVGPRPERPEFVPWLSEQIPYFDLRHMIRPGLTGWAQVRYGYGATLAQSREKLEFDLYYIKHMTLGLDLLIMFETIKTIIRRQGAQ; encoded by the coding sequence ATGATTCGCCTATTCAACGTGTACTACCCAACTCGCACCATCGTTTTACTGTTGTGCGAGGCGCTGATTATCGGCGGTTGCTTTCTGTTGGCGACGGTGCTGATCGCCGGGCCAGACTCCTATCTCGTCCTCAACTTCGAATACGGTTGGGTCAAGATTGTCGCCCTCATTATCCTCACGCTGCTCATCTCCTATTACTTCGACCTCTACGAACCGCAGCGCATCTCCGAAAGCTGGGAGATCTACTTTCGCCTTCTGCTCGTCCTCGGCTTTCTCTCCTTTCTGCTCTCCGGCATTATTTATTTCTTTCCCGCCATCGACATCGCCCACTCCGTCCTTCTGCTCGGCCTTATCTTCCTTACCATCGGGCTGGTCGCCTGGCGTGGCGTCTATGAGTGGCTCATCGGCAGGGACGCCTTCCGCGAGAGGGTTTACGTCCTCGGTGCCGGCGAGCGGGCCCAGATGGTCGTCAATCTCCTGCGCAATCGCCGGGACGCCGGTATGGAGGTCGTCGGCTGCGACGGCTTTACCGACGACAAGGCAGAGCGGCACGAGGTCTTCGGCGCCGCCATGGCCGATCTCGACGGCTCGAAGCATCACATCGACCGCCTGGTTGTAGCGCTCGAGGATCGCCGTGGCACTCTCCCCATGCGCGAGCTGCTCAAGCTGCGCTTCAATGGCGTCGTCATCGAAGAGGCAGGCGCGCTCTTAGAGCGGCTGACCGGCAAGCTCTACCTCGACGGCCTCCGTCCCAGTAACTTCATCTACAGCGAAGGCTTTCGCGTAAAACCCTCGCAGCAGATCGCCCGCCGCATCGTCTCCACCCTGACCGCGGCCATCGGCCTGCTCCTCTTCCTTCCGTTCTTTCCCTTCGTCGTTCTGATGGTCCGCATGTCGTCTCCCGGCCCCATCTTCTTCCGGCAGACCCGGGTTGGCATGGGCGGGCGCAATTTTTCCGTCTACAAATTCCGCACCATGCGTACCGATGCCGAAGCCGCCGGAGCCAAGTGGGCCACCAAGAACGATCCTCGCGTCACCCGCATCGGCATGTTCATGCGCAAGACCCGGCTCGACGAGGTCCCCCAGCTCTGGAACGTCCTGCGCGGCGACATGGGCTTCGTCGGCCCCCGCCCCGAGCGGCCTGAGTTCGTGCCGTGGCTCTCCGAGCAGATTCCTTACTTTGACCTCCGCCACATGATCCGCCCGGGCCTCACCGGCTGGGCCCAGGTCCGCTACGGTTATGGAGCCACCCTCGCCCAAAGCCGCGAAAAGCTGGAGTTCGATCTCTACTACATCAAACATATGACCCTGGGTCTCGACCTCCTCATCATGTTCGAGACCATCAAGACCATCATCCGCCGCCAGGGCGCACAGTAA